The Luteitalea sp. nucleotide sequence CGCCTGGAGCGTCAGCCAGATCTGCGCGTCCCAGCGCGTGAGAGCCTCGAACAGGAGCGCCGTGTCGGCACTCACCCCGCGACGCCCCTTGACGATGGCATTGAGGCGCTGAAACGGGATGTTCATTCGCCGCGCCGCTTCAACCTGGGACACACCGAGCGGCT carries:
- a CDS encoding HigA family addiction module antidote protein, coding for PLGVSQVEAARRMNIPFQRLNAIVKGRRGVSADTALLFEALTRWDAQIWLTLQAKWDLWHALRARGQRPRVKALPRTP